A section of the Oryzias melastigma strain HK-1 linkage group LG2, ASM292280v2, whole genome shotgun sequence genome encodes:
- the LOC112145047 gene encoding zinc finger and SCAN domain-containing protein 21 isoform X3 — protein sequence MQEEKGTSQDAVPVVSPSVRSIGVQTTALPMQTRTVATQLSEGTLRWLFDKKKVLSERSMTEEANLCDQPMIVKVEEEEWETLQIKEEQEEPEPLHVKEDLEEPEPLQIKEEPEEPEPPQIKEELEVLCISQEEDQLDLKEEPDTLIETSIYEENEHEEADLSDQQSFNVSYSQDEEEREYEESASSTDEETDPQTRDQRKRIDRSHVQNADSDSPFETDVGETQTIPKEITDTYVNSDENIEFADNVSVHKSTKSDERPHICEECGKSFGYWSHFSLHMRSHTGEKPFSCEECGKGFSNKSSLKEHRRIHTREKPYTCTECATSFSHISSLKAHMRTHTGERPFSCTECATSFSKISNLKTHIRTHTGERPFPCIACDKSFSEKSNLKRHMRTHTGEKPFSCKECNASFCHIYNLKRHEDSHKRGAFFL from the exons ATGCAAGAAGAAAAG GGGACGTCTCAAGATGCTGTACCTGTGGTCAGTCCATCTGTGAGATCCATTGGTGTCCAGACAACCGCCCTTCCGATGCAGACCAGAACTGTCGCCACACAGTTATCTGAAGGCACCCTGAGGTGgctctttgacaaaaaaaaag tcctcTCCGAGCGTTCTATGACTGAAGAAGCAAATCTCTGCGACCAGCCAATGATCGTCAAAGTGGAAGAGGAGGAATGGGAGActctacagattaaagaggaacaggaggaaccagaacctctacaTGTTAAAGAGGACCttgaggaaccagaacctctacagattaaagaggaaccggaggaaccagaacctccacagattaaagaagaacTTGAGGTgctctgcatcagtcaggaAGAAGATCAGCTTGATCTGAAGGAGGAGCCTGATACGTTGATCGAGACTTCTATCTATGAGGAAAATGAGCACGAAGAAGCAGATCTAAGTGATCAGCAAAGTTTTAATGTGTCTTATAGTCAGGACGAAGAAGAAAGGGAGTATGAAGAATCAGCATCAAgtacagatgaagagacagaccCACAGACCAGggatcagaggaagagaatagacagaagtcatgtccaaaatGCAGACAGCGACAGTCCATTTGAGACTGATGTTGGAGAGACACAAACTATTCCCAAAGAAATTACAGATACCTATGtaaactctgatgaaaatataGAATTTGCTGATAATGTTTCTGTCCACAAGAGTACTAAATCTGATGAAAGACCTCACATCTGTGaagaatgtggtaaaagttttGGTTACTGGTCTCATTTCAGCCTTCACATGAGAAgccacacaggagaaaagcctttttcttgtgaagAATGTGGTAAAGGTTTTAGTAATAAATCAAGTCTCAAAGAACACAGGAGAATTCACACAAGAGAAAAGCCTTATACTTGTACAGAATGTGCCACAAGTTTTAGTCATATATCAAGTCTCAaagcacacatgagaactcatacaggagagaggCCTTTTTCTTGTACAGAGTGTGCCAcaagttttagtaaaatatctaatctcaaaacacacattaggacGCACACAGGAGAGAGGCCCTTTCCTTGTATAgcatgtgataaaagttttagtgaaaaatctaatctcaaaagacacatgaggactcatacaggagagaagcccttttcttgtaaagaatgcaATGCAAGTTTCTGTCATATATATAATCTCAAAAGACACGAGGACTCGCACAAGAGAggagcctttttcttgtaa
- the LOC112145047 gene encoding zinc finger and SCAN domain-containing protein 21 isoform X2, with product MSFKWRKCLFGCERYRCLFSFPKDEPSHRKWLEFLIGNTRQTSQQLFVCDGHFTDDCFDNLGMYQSGLAKRLLLKAGAIPTIKPDEEDRPGTLQDAVPVVSPSVRSIGVQTTALPMQTRSIATQLSEGTLRKLYARRKVLSERSMTEEANLCDQPMIVKVEEEEWETLQIKEEQEEPEPLHVKEDLEEPEPLQIKEEPEEPEPPQIKEELEVLCISQEEDQLDLKEEPDTLIETSIYEENEHEEADLSDQQSFNVSYSQDEEEREYEESASSTDEETDPQTRDQRKRIDRSHVQNADSDSPFETDVGETQTIPKEITDTYVNSDENIEFADNVSVHKSTKSDERPHICEECGKSFGYWSHFSLHMRSHTGEKPFSCEECGKGFSNKSSLKEHRRIHTREKPYTCTECATSFSHISSLKAHMRTHTGERPFSCTECATSFSKISNLKTHIRTHTGERPFPCIACDKSFSEKSNLKRHMRTHTGEKPFSCKECNASFCHIYNLKRHEDSHKRGAFFL from the exons ATGTCTTTTAAGTGGAGAAAATGCCTCTTTGGTTGCGAGAGATACAGGTGTTTGTTCAGCTTCCCCAAAGACGAGCCTTCTCATCGGAAATGGTTGGAGTTTTTAATCGGGAATACGCGACAGACCAGCCAGCAACTATTTGTCTGTGACGGCCACTTCACCGATGACTGTTTTGATAACCTTGGCATGTATCAAAGTGGACTGGCCAAGAGACTACTCCTCAAAGCTGGAGCAATTCCTACAATCAAACCCGATGAAGAGGACAGGCCC GGGACGTTACAAGATGCTGTACCTGTGGTCAGTCCATCTGTGAGATCCATTGGTGTCCAGACAACCGCCCTTCCGATGCAGACCAGAAGTATCGCCACACAGTTATCTGAAGGCACCCTGAGGAAGCTCTATGCAAGAAGAAAAG tcctcTCCGAGCGTTCTATGACTGAAGAAGCAAATCTCTGCGACCAGCCAATGATCGTCAAAGTGGAAGAGGAGGAATGGGAGActctacagattaaagaggaacaggaggaaccagaacctctacaTGTTAAAGAGGACCttgaggaaccagaacctctacagattaaagaggaaccggaggaaccagaacctccacagattaaagaagaacTTGAGGTgctctgcatcagtcaggaAGAAGATCAGCTTGATCTGAAGGAGGAGCCTGATACGTTGATCGAGACTTCTATCTATGAGGAAAATGAGCACGAAGAAGCAGATCTAAGTGATCAGCAAAGTTTTAATGTGTCTTATAGTCAGGACGAAGAAGAAAGGGAGTATGAAGAATCAGCATCAAgtacagatgaagagacagaccCACAGACCAGggatcagaggaagagaatagacagaagtcatgtccaaaatGCAGACAGCGACAGTCCATTTGAGACTGATGTTGGAGAGACACAAACTATTCCCAAAGAAATTACAGATACCTATGtaaactctgatgaaaatataGAATTTGCTGATAATGTTTCTGTCCACAAGAGTACTAAATCTGATGAAAGACCTCACATCTGTGaagaatgtggtaaaagttttGGTTACTGGTCTCATTTCAGCCTTCACATGAGAAgccacacaggagaaaagcctttttcttgtgaagAATGTGGTAAAGGTTTTAGTAATAAATCAAGTCTCAAAGAACACAGGAGAATTCACACAAGAGAAAAGCCTTATACTTGTACAGAATGTGCCACAAGTTTTAGTCATATATCAAGTCTCAaagcacacatgagaactcatacaggagagaggCCTTTTTCTTGTACAGAGTGTGCCAcaagttttagtaaaatatctaatctcaaaacacacattaggacGCACACAGGAGAGAGGCCCTTTCCTTGTATAgcatgtgataaaagttttagtgaaaaatctaatctcaaaagacacatgaggactcatacaggagagaagcccttttcttgtaaagaatgcaATGCAAGTTTCTGTCATATATATAATCTCAAAAGACACGAGGACTCGCACAAGAGAggagcctttttcttgtaa
- the LOC112145047 gene encoding zinc finger and SCAN domain-containing protein 21 isoform X1, giving the protein MRNRMSIKSRKCILDCERYRCLFSFPKDEPTRRKWWTFLIGNTPPTRLQAFLCDYHFTDDCFDNLGMYQSGLAKRLLLKAGALPTIKPDDEGRPGTSQDAVPVVSPSVRSIGVQTTALPMQTRTVATQLSEGTLRWLFDKKKVLSERSMTEEANLCDQPMIVKVEEEEWETLQIKEEQEEPEPLHVKEDLEEPEPLQIKEEPEEPEPPQIKEELEVLCISQEEDQLDLKEEPDTLIETSIYEENEHEEADLSDQQSFNVSYSQDEEEREYEESASSTDEETDPQTRDQRKRIDRSHVQNADSDSPFETDVGETQTIPKEITDTYVNSDENIEFADNVSVHKSTKSDERPHICEECGKSFGYWSHFSLHMRSHTGEKPFSCEECGKGFSNKSSLKEHRRIHTREKPYTCTECATSFSHISSLKAHMRTHTGERPFSCTECATSFSKISNLKTHIRTHTGERPFPCIACDKSFSEKSNLKRHMRTHTGEKPFSCKECNASFCHIYNLKRHEDSHKRGAFFL; this is encoded by the exons atgcgtaaCAGGATGTCTATTAAGTcgagaaaatgtattttagactGCGAGAGATACAGGTGCTTGTTCAGCTTCCCCAAAGACGAGCCTACTCGTCGGAAATGGTGGACGTTTTTAATCGGGAACACGCCACCGACCAGACTACAAGCTTTTCTGTGTGACTACCACTTCACCGATGACTGTTTTGATAACCTTGGCATGTATCAAAGTGGATTGGCCAAGAGACTTCTCCTCAAAGCTGGAGCACTTCCTACAATCAAACCCGATGACGAGGGAAGGCCT GGGACGTCTCAAGATGCTGTACCTGTGGTCAGTCCATCTGTGAGATCCATTGGTGTCCAGACAACCGCCCTTCCGATGCAGACCAGAACTGTCGCCACACAGTTATCTGAAGGCACCCTGAGGTGgctctttgacaaaaaaaaag tcctcTCCGAGCGTTCTATGACTGAAGAAGCAAATCTCTGCGACCAGCCAATGATCGTCAAAGTGGAAGAGGAGGAATGGGAGActctacagattaaagaggaacaggaggaaccagaacctctacaTGTTAAAGAGGACCttgaggaaccagaacctctacagattaaagaggaaccggaggaaccagaacctccacagattaaagaagaacTTGAGGTgctctgcatcagtcaggaAGAAGATCAGCTTGATCTGAAGGAGGAGCCTGATACGTTGATCGAGACTTCTATCTATGAGGAAAATGAGCACGAAGAAGCAGATCTAAGTGATCAGCAAAGTTTTAATGTGTCTTATAGTCAGGACGAAGAAGAAAGGGAGTATGAAGAATCAGCATCAAgtacagatgaagagacagaccCACAGACCAGggatcagaggaagagaatagacagaagtcatgtccaaaatGCAGACAGCGACAGTCCATTTGAGACTGATGTTGGAGAGACACAAACTATTCCCAAAGAAATTACAGATACCTATGtaaactctgatgaaaatataGAATTTGCTGATAATGTTTCTGTCCACAAGAGTACTAAATCTGATGAAAGACCTCACATCTGTGaagaatgtggtaaaagttttGGTTACTGGTCTCATTTCAGCCTTCACATGAGAAgccacacaggagaaaagcctttttcttgtgaagAATGTGGTAAAGGTTTTAGTAATAAATCAAGTCTCAAAGAACACAGGAGAATTCACACAAGAGAAAAGCCTTATACTTGTACAGAATGTGCCACAAGTTTTAGTCATATATCAAGTCTCAaagcacacatgagaactcatacaggagagaggCCTTTTTCTTGTACAGAGTGTGCCAcaagttttagtaaaatatctaatctcaaaacacacattaggacGCACACAGGAGAGAGGCCCTTTCCTTGTATAgcatgtgataaaagttttagtgaaaaatctaatctcaaaagacacatgaggactcatacaggagagaagcccttttcttgtaaagaatgcaATGCAAGTTTCTGTCATATATATAATCTCAAAAGACACGAGGACTCGCACAAGAGAggagcctttttcttgtaa
- the LOC112145043 gene encoding tripartite motif-containing protein 16 translates to MAQKGVDLDQETFSCSICLDLLKDPVTIPCGHSYCMKCIEGFWDEEEKIHSCPQCRETFTPRPVLVKSFMFAALVEQLKKTGLQAAPAADHCYAGPEDVSCDVCSGRKLKAIKSCLICLASYCEKHLQPHLDEAAFKKHKLVEPSKNLQENICSIHDEVMKMFCRTDQKCICYLCSVDEHRGHDTVSAAAERTERQRDLEESQQQIQQRIQDREKEVKLLQQEVEAINHSADQTVKDSEKIFTQMIHLIQKTSCDVKQQIRSQQQTEVSGVKDLQEELEQEITELKRRDAELKQLSLTEDHSQFLLNYVSLPPLSESTHSSSINVRPLRYFEDVTAAVSELRDKLQDILREEWTNISLTLTHVDVLLSEPEPEPKSRADFFRYSCQITLDPNTAHRKLLLSEENRKVTLMENSQFYSDYPDRFTDYYCGQILSRESLTGRCYWEVEWRGKYVCVAVSYKNISRSGKESGFGLNDKSWALVFHSDGFSFHHNSIKTSISAPGSSRVGVYLDHRAGVLSFYSVSESMTLLHRVQTTFTQNLHAGLWLGYSGDSAEFCKLK, encoded by the coding sequence ATGGCGCAGAAAGGAGTGGATCTGGATCAAGAAACCTTCAGCTGTTCCATCTGTCTGGATCTGCTGAAGGATCCGGTGACTATTCCCTGTGGACACAGCTACTGCATGAAGTGTATTGAAGGATTCtgggatgaagaggagaaaatcCACAGCTGTCCTCAGTGTAGGGAGACCTTCACACCGAGGCCTGTTCTGGTGAAAAGCTTCATGTTTGCTGCTTTAGTGGAGCAGCTGAAGAAGACTGGACTccaagctgctcctgctgctgatcactgctatgcTGGACCTGAAGATGTGTCCTGTGATGTTTGTTCTGGAAGAAAACTCAAAGCCATCAAGTCCTGTTTGATCTGTCTGGCCTCTTACTGTGAGAAACACCTTCAGCCTCATTTGGATGAAGCTGCATTCAAGAAACACAAGCTGGTGGAACCCTCcaagaacctgcaggagaacatctgctccattcatgatgaggtgatgaagatgttctGTCGCACTGATCAGAAGTGTATCTGTTATCTCTGCTCTGTGGATGAACATAGAGGACATGACAcagtctcagctgcagcagaaaggactgagaggcagagagatctggaggagagtCAACAACAAATCCAGCAGAGAATCCAGGACAGAGAGAAGGAGGTGAAGCTGCTTCAACAGGAGGTGGAGGCCATCAATCACTCTGCTGATCAAACAGTGAAGGACAGTGAGAAGATCTTCACTCAGATGATCCATCTCATCCAGAAGACAAGCTGTGATgtgaagcagcagatcagatcccAGCAGCAAACTGAAGTGAGTGGAGTCAAAGAtcttcaggaggagctggagcaggagatcaCTGAGCTGAAGAGGAGAGACGCTGAGCTGAAGCAGCTCTCACTCACAGAGGATCACAGCCAGTTTCTGCTCAACTACGTCTCACTGCCACCACTCAGTGAGTCCACACACTCATCCAGCATCAATGTCCGTCCTCTCAGATACTTTGAGGATGTGACAGCAGCTGTGTCAGAGCTCAGAGAcaaactgcaggacattctgaGAGAGGAATGGACAAACATCTCACTGACACTCACTCATGTGGATGTTTTactgtcagaaccagaaccagaaccaaagagCAGAGCTGACTTCTTCAGATATTCATGTCAAATCACACTAGATCCAAACACAGCACACAGAAAACTGTTACTGTCAGAGGAGAACAGAAAGGTGACATTAATGGAAAATTCTCAGTTTTATTCTGATTATCCAGACAGATTCACTGATTATTATTGTGGTCAGATTCTGAGTAGAGAGAGTCTGACTGGACGttgttactgggaggtggagtggagaggaaaatatgtttgtgtAGCAGTCTCATACAAGAACATCAGTAGATCTGGAAAAGAAAGTGGATTTGGTTTAAATGACAAATCTTGGGCATTAGTTTTTCATTCAGACGGATTCTCATTTCACCACAACAGCATAAAAACTTCCATCTCAGCTCCTGGTTCCTCCAGAGTAGGAGTGTACCTGGATCACAGAGCAGGTGTTCTGTCCTTCTACAGCGTCTCTGAAAGCATGACtctcctccacagagtccagaccacattcactcagAACCTCCATGCTGGACTGTGGTTGGGTTATTCTGGAGACTCAGCAGAGTTCTGTAAACTCAAATAG